The Flavobacterium faecale genomic sequence AGGTCGCGAGATTGTGCAGCTGTACCTACATGATGAAGTTTGTTCTGTAACCAGACCTTTAAAAGAACTAAAGGATTTCACGATTTTGGACTTAGAGCCTGGTCAAACCAAAACGGCCACTTTCAACATCACTCCCGACAAACTAGAATTCATAGGAATCGATTATAAAAAAACCATCGAACCCGGAAAGTTTACTCTTTTTATCGGTCGCAACTCTGATGATTTGAAGAAAATTGGGTTTGAAGTAGTGAATTAATTTTCACTTTTAAATACTTAAAAAGGTTGATAAAATTTGATTTTATCAGCCTTTTTTGTGTTTATAAGTTAAAAGATACATTTTGAACTTTGGTCGTACATTAAATCAATCCACAAAAGTTTCTTTAATAATTTCTTTCGTTTTTTTTATTTCAGTTTTATTCAACTTTCCTACTAACTTTATAATCCTTACTTTATCAACTGTTCTAATTTGGTCTATTGCAATCATTCCTTTTTGTTCGTTGTGCGTAACAGGGATTCTCGTGGGATACTCTTTCAAACTTGAAGTCATTGGAGCAATTACAATAGTATTTAAGTATTTGTTCATTTCATCTGGAGAAACGATTACACAGGGTCTGGTTTTTTGTATTTCACTTCCCACTGTGGGATCCAGATTTATTAAAACAATTGAATATTGTTTTAATTCCATTCTTCGAAGTTTTCATCATTAAAAACATCGTCTATTAACATTTTATCATCACCTTCTCTGCTCATTTTTTCAAATGCAGCTTCCCAGTTCTGTCGTGGTGTTTCGATTGGCTTTATGATAATACGTCCCATCTCAAGGATGA encodes the following:
- a CDS encoding type II toxin-antitoxin system PemK/MazF family toxin; its protein translation is MELKQYSIVLINLDPTVGSEIQKTRPCVIVSPDEMNKYLNTIVIAPMTSSLKEYPTRIPVTHNEQKGMIAIDQIRTVDKVRIIKLVGKLNKTEIKKTKEIIKETFVD
- a CDS encoding AbrB/MazE/SpoVT family DNA-binding domain-containing protein, yielding METAIIKIGNSKGLRLSKTILDKYNIKDKVEIILEMGRIIIKPIETPRQNWEAAFEKMSREGDDKMLIDDVFNDENFEEWN